A region of Liolophura sinensis isolate JHLJ2023 chromosome 8, CUHK_Ljap_v2, whole genome shotgun sequence DNA encodes the following proteins:
- the LOC135472606 gene encoding putative ankyrin repeat protein RF_0381, protein MRCIGSSQLICKCAFKTEENSDTNGGMSEDGVPTSRTKDDVGQLLCEAIEAGRVEEVEELLNQGADVNKTYNELTPLARSCALTPVGNLKVVKKLLDFGADVHIPDPDGKTAVHHLCGSGNRNNDLVDILELLLQKGADVDAKDHIGRTGLFYACEVDDVKAVQHLIQSGCDVNVQTVCGESAMKVACRNAEFWFYWHGRDLETSRHPDPKFFPPVQITKLLLQGGVDPKEATFLPTAVQFGYSSLVLELLALGMDVNLLDDSKRTPLGCACSSNVANYSVVKMLLNHGADVNKAGGWKKQKPIILAYVHNSVEKIRLLLSYGAFVTSEEFTELVSLSLSKSILENPEVIGPWSRELMAWRLLIAAGFHPLTDHGLLAYKIQQLSICSSYKHISPWIDTLLFPLRTLKDCCRIAVRRQLNPSIDDKIPQLPLPNALKDFLIFKEFSVDTK, encoded by the coding sequence aATGGAGGGATGTCCGAGGACGGAGTGCCAACATCAAGGACAAAGGATGATGTGGGACAGCTGTTGTGTGAGGCCATCGAGGCGGGGAGAGTTGAGGAAGTGGAGGAACTGCTGAATCAGGGGGCGGATGTCAACAAGACATACAATGAGCTCACACCTTTAGCGCGCTCCTGTGCCCTCACACCTGTTGGTAACCTCAAGGTGGTGAAGAAACTGCTGGATTTTGGGGCAGATGTTCACATACCTGATCCCGACGGGAAAACAGCCGTTCATCATCTGTGTGGAAGCGGGAACCGCAACAATGACTTGGTGGACATTTTAGAACTTCTCCTACAGAAAGGTGCCGATGTTGATGCGAAGGACCACATTGGCAGAACTGGCTTGTTTTATGCATGCGAAGTGGACGACGTGAAAGCTGTCCAGCATCTCATCCAGTCAGGATGTGACGTAAATGTACAGACAGTGTGCGGTGAGTCAGCCATGAAAGTGGCCTGCCGTAATGCCGAGTTCTGGTTTTACTGGCATGGACGAGACTTAGAGACCAGTCGACATCCTGACCCTAAATTCTTCCCCCCAGTACAGATCACCAAACTTTTGCTCCAGGGTGGTGTTGATCCCAAGGAAGCGACTTTCTTGCCAACAGCTGTACAGTTTGGCTATAGCAGCCTGGTGTTAGAACTGCTGGCCTTAGGCATGGATGTGAATCTGTTAGATGATAGCAAGCGGACTCCACTGGGATGTGCATGCTCTTCAAACGTTGCCAATTATTCTGTGGTGAAAATGTTACTGAACCATGGTGCAGACGTCAACAAGGCAGGAGGATGGAAAAAACAGAAACCCATCATCCTGGCATACGTGCACAACTCCGTGGAGAAAATACGCCTGCTGCTTTCTTATGGGGCTTTTGTCACATCTGAGGAATTTACCGAACTTGTTAGTCTGAGTTTGTCAAAAAGTATTCTGGAGAACCCCGAGGTGATAGGACCGTGGAGTAGAGAGCTGATGGCATGGCGGTTGCTCATAGCGGCAGGTTTCCATCCTCTGACCGACCACGGACTGTTAGCCTACAAAATCCAACAGTTAAGCATATGCAGTAGTTACAAACACATATCTCCGTGGATTGACACGCTTTTATTTCCACTGAGAACATTGAAAGATTGTTGTCGCATAGCTGTGCGAAGACAACTTAATCCCAGCATTGATGATAAGATTCCGCAGCTTCCTTTGCCAAATGCCCTGAAggattttcttatttttaagGAATTTTCAGTTGACACCAAATGA